The genomic segment GAATGCAATTATACACGATTTCTACCCATCTGATAGGTCAGGCCGTGTGCGATCGGATTGATGAGCGCCATAAAAGTATCCTGCCCGATTATATTTGGGGTGATGGTGACCCGGAAGGTGTTAGTCAGAGAGCAGCCGAAGAGCTGATTCGTACGGCACATGCCGCCAAAGCCCTTGGTGTTGATACGGTGGTAGGTTTTACAGGAAGTTCCATCTGGCATTATTTGTATTCGTTTCCTCCGGTAACGGAAGAGATGGTGAATGAGGGATATGCCGATTTTGCACGAAGATTTACTCCTATATTAGATGCTTATCAGGAGTTAGGGGTTCGTTTTGCGTTGGAAGTACATCCTACTGAAATAGCTTTCGATACAGTTACAGCGAAAAGAGCTTTGGAAGCTGTTAATTATCACCCTTCGTTCGGGTTCAACTATGATCCAAGTCATTTAGGTTATCAGGGGGTTGATTATGTTGATTTCATATATCAGTTCCCGGAAAGGATTTTCCATGTGCACATGAAAGATGTTTACTGGAGTGATACCCCTAAGCAGGTGGGTGTTTTTGGTGGTTATGTAACCTTTGGAGATCCACGTCGTTTTTGGAACTTCAGAAGCTTGGGAAGAGGAAAAATTAAATTTGAGGAGATTATCCGGGCACTTAATCATATTGGATATTCCGGTCCGCTTTCGGTGGAATGGGAAGATAGTGCCATGGACAGGGAACAAGGAGCAGAAGAATCGTGCCGTTTAGTGAAGCACTTTGACTTTATGCCTTCGTCAAGAGCGTTTGATGCAGGTTTTGAAAAGAAATAAGAGAATAATATAGTACAGTTGTTATTTGGGTGGCCCGGACTGCTAATAAAAAGTCTGGGCTATCTTGTTGTATCTCCCTATATTATGATTAACTTTGCAGCCTAAATAGAAAGAAATTAATAAACGCATGAAAAAGATTAGAGCAGCCATTGTGGGATATGGCAATATTGGAAAATATGTTTTAGAGGCTTTGGAAGCTGCACCCGATTTTGAGGTTGCAGGCGTTGTTCGTCGCAATCCATCAGAGGTTCCGGTCGAGCTTAAGGAATATAAGGTGGTTAGTAAAATCACCGAACTTGAAAAGGTAGATGTTGCTGTGCTTTGTACCCCAACCCGTAGCGTAGAATCTTATGCGAAGGAAATTCTTTCATTGGGTATCAATACGGTGGACAGCTACGATATTCATGGAGGAATTGTTGCTCTGCGCCGCTCTCTTAATGCTGTAGCAAAAGCTCACAATGCTGTATCTGTGATTTCTGCAGGATGGGATCCGGGAAGCGACTCGGTTGTTCGTGCACTACTTGAGGCGATGGTGCCTAAAGGCATTACATATACGAACTTTGGCCCAGGTATGAGTATGGGACATACTGTTGCAGTAAAAGCCATTGAAGGTGTAAAGGCCGCGTTAAGTATGACTATTCCAACAGGAACCGGTATTCACCGCAGAATGGTGTATATTGAAGTTAAAGATGGATATGATTTTGCTAAGGTTGCTGCAGCAATTAAAGCCGACGAATATTTTGCCCACGACGAGACACATGTAATGCAGGTGGAATGTGTGGATAATTTGCTGGATATGGGTCATGGAGTTCAGCTTACGCGTAAAGGAGTATCTGGAAAGACACAGAATCAGTTGGTTGATTTCAATATGAAAATCAACAACCCGGCGCTTACAGCTCAGATTTTAGTGTCTGTTGCCCGTGCTTCGTTTAAGCAACAGCCGGGTGCTTACACCATGATTGAATTGCCGGTGATCGATATGCTTTATGGCGATAAGGAAGATTTAATAAGAAGACTGGTATAATACCAGTCTTCCTTACGGATAAAATATAAATACTATGTTATCATTTATTACCTGGACAGCAGATCCTGCTATCTTTTCCATTGGTTCACGAGAAATACGTTGGTACGGACTTGCTTTTGCATTCGGTTTCCTAATTGGTTACAAGATTGTGGAACGTATGTGGAAAAATGAGAAACTGGATCCTGCCTGGTTGGATCAGTTGTTGATCTATACCATGATTGGAACGGTAGTTGGTGCTCGTTTAGGTCATTGCCTTTTGTATGCCCCTCAGTATTATTTATCCAATCCTATCGAGATATTAAAGATTTGGGAGGGTGGTCTGGCCAGTCACGGAGGCACATTGGGTATTATGATTGCTATCTATTTCTATTCGAAGAAGATCAGTCATAAAAGTATCATGTGGGCTTTTGATAAGCTGGTGGTACCTACCGGACTTGTAGCTGCAATGATTCGTCTGGGTAATTTAATGAATCATGAGATTTATGGTCATGCAACGGATGCTCCCTGGGGATTCCGTTTTATTGACAACTTGCATCAATGGAAAATGGGGGCTGCTCCGGTATTTACAGCACCAAGTCATCCAACCCAACTTTATGAGGCGTTGTGTTATCTGATAACATTCGCTCTTTGTATGTGGTTGTACTTCCGAAAAGAGGCTTTCAAAAAAGAGGGTCTTCTCTTTGGTATTTTTATGATTTGTATATTTGCTTCCCGCTTTTTTATTGAGTTTTTAAAGAATGATCAGGAAGAATTTGAAGCTTCTATGTTGATTAATATGGGACAAGTGCTCAGCATTCCTTTCGTTTTGGCAGGATGCTGGTTCGTTTATCGGGCACTGCAAAAAAAGAATTAAACTATGTATAAACTGACAAGTATTGCGGATAAGGTATATTACGTAGGAGTAAACGACCGTCAGAAGGCCCTCTTTGAGAACCTGTGGCCGCTGCCGTACGGAGTCTCTTATAACTCGTATTTGATAGTAGATGAAAAAACAGTTCTGATAGATACAGTGGATGTATGCTATTCGGATGCTTTTCTCAGAAAAATTGCAGATGCGCTGGAAGGTAAATCTTTGGATTACCTGATTGTGAATCATATGGAGCCGGATCATGCCGGCAGCATTAGATTACTCCGTCAGCAATATCCTGATGTGCAGATTATCGGGAACAAAACCACCTTCGGCATGTTGGAAGGATATCATGGTATTACTACAGGCTTGTACGAAGTGAAGGAGGGAGATACGCTATCATTGGGTAAACGTCAGCTGATGTTTGTTATGGCCCCGATGGTTCATTGGCCTGAAGTTATGTTTACGTATGAAACAACGGATAAAATATTATTTTCTGCAGATGCATTCGGTACTTTCGGAGCGCTTTCAGGAGCTGTTATTGATGAGGATATGAATGTTGACAGATTTTGGGATGAGATGGTTCGCTATTATGCCAATATCGTTGGAAAATATGGTAATCCGGTTCAGCGGGCTTTAAAGAAACTTGACACAATTGAAGTAAACACCATTTGTTCTACGCATGGACCTGTTTGGCGGAAATATAAAGATAAAGCAATCGAGATTTATGATAAGATGAGTCGCTACGAAGGCGAAGATGGCGTTTGTATCATATATGGCAGCATGTACGGAAATACGGAACAGATGGCTGAAGCGATTGCCGCCTCATTGGCTGAGAACGGAGTCAAGAATATTGTAATGCACAATGTATCCAAATCGCATGCATCGAATGTGCTGATGGATGTATTTAAGTACAAAGGACTGATTGTGGGAAGTCCTACATACAGTAATGCTCTTTTCCCCGAAGTAGATTCGATTTTGTCAAAGATTGAAATCCGGGAAGTTAAGAAACGCTGTTTTGGCTATTTTGGTAATTTTACATGGTCTGGTGCCGCTTGTAAAAGATTAGCTGCTTTTGGTGAAAAAATGAACTGGGAATTTATAGGAGCTACCGCCGAAGAGAAGATGAGTCTGAAAGAAGACATGTATGAACAGTGTATTACTTTAGGTAAAGCAATGGCAAACGCATTGAATGAATCTAAACAATCGATTTAAATATAAAAAACTATGAGATTAATTATTGAGCCTAATTACGATCAATTGTCGAAATGGGCTGCTAACTATGTTGCTTCGCGTATTCAAAAAGCCAATCCAACGGCTGAAAAACCTTTTGTCCTCGGATTGCCAACAGGTTCTTCACCCCTTGGTATGTACAAAAATCTTATTGAATTGAACAAAAAGGGAGTTGTCTCTTTCAAGCATGTGATCACATTCAATATGGATGAATACGTAGGATTGCCAAAGGAACATTCGGAAAGTTATCATTCCTTTATGTGGAATAACTTTTTCAGTCATATTGACATCAATCCCGAAAATACAAACCTTTTGAATGGTAATGCTGCCGATCTGGAAGCTGAATGTGCTGCTTATGAAGCTAAGATGAAAGCTGTTGGTGGGGTAGATTTGTTTTTAGGTGGTATCGGTCCTGATGGTCACATCGCATTTAACGAACCAGGGTCATCTCTGTCGTCTCGTACCCGCATCAAGACTTTGACAACGGATACGATTATTGCCAATTCGAGATTTTTTGACAACGACGTAAATAAAGTTCCCAAGACTGCGGTTACTGTGGGTGTGGGTACTGTTTTAGATGCAAAAGAGGTTTTGATTATGGTGAATGGACACAACAAAGCTCGTGCATTGGCTCAGGTGGTTGAAGGTTCTATCAATCAGATGTGGACTATCACAGCACTGCAGCTACATCCGAAGGGAATTATCGTTTGCGATGAATCAGCCTGTGCAGAGTTGAAAGTTGGTACCTATAATTACTTTAAGGATATTGAAAAGGATCATCTTTGTCCGGATTCTTTAATTTAATTGTTTAAATGATATTGGCAGGCTCCACTTTATTTATTGAATGTGTGGAGTCCTGTTTTTGAGCAAGTACTTGTGAAAAAACATGTACTTGCTTTTTTATTTATCGAACGGAATATTTTATATTTTGCACGCTGATTATAATAATAACAATAGGTGATATTATGAAAAAGAAACTTTGTATACTGCTTTCTTCCTTGATGGTTTCGTGTGTTGTGTTCTCGTCTCCCGATGGTCGCGACCTTGTTCCTGAAGGTACATTTACGTCGGGTATCGAAGGCCCCGCAGTAGATGCCGCAGGTAATTTATATGCTGTCAATTATGCAACTAAGGGTACAATCGGACTAATCAAGTCTTCGGGTGAACACGGCCTATTTGTTACCTTACCCGACGGATCGGTTGGAAATGGAATTCGTTTTAATGCTGAAGGGATGATGTTTGTGGCGGATTATACCAATCATAACATACTTTGTGTTGATCCGAAAACAAAAGTTATTTCAGTTTTCGCTCATGAACCGGCTATGAATCAACCCAATGATATATCTATTGCTCCTAATGGGTCGATTTATGCAAGTGACCCCGCCTGGTCTGATAACACTGGTAAATTATGGAGAATATCGACGAAGGGCGAAGTGGTATTGTTGGAAGATTCCATGGGAACGACCAATGGAGTGGAAGTGAGTCCCGACGGACGTTTATTATATGTGAATGAATCAGTGCAGCGGAACGTTTGGGTATACGATATTGAGCCGAACGGAAATCTATCCAACAAGCGTCTTTTTCATCGTTTTGCCGATTATGGAATGGATGGAATGCGTTGCGATGTAAATGGCAATCTTTATATATGCAGGTACGACAAAGGAACTGTCGTAGTTCTCTCGCCTGAGGGAAAAATCCTGTATGAGTATTCCTGTAAAGGGAAGAAGCCGTCGAATATCACTTTTGGAGGTAAAGAATTGAGGCAAATTTATATCACATTGCAAGATAGAGGATGTATTGAAGTTTTTGATGCGTTGAACCCTGGCGCTTCACTTTTTGTGAATCCCCGACCAGCTTTCTAAATAAAGAGGCTTTATAATATACGCTTTTGCGTACTTTTGCGTTATAAACAAACATTTAACTGGTTAGACGCAAAATGATTGAATATTTAAGAGGTGATATAATTGAGCTTACTCCAGCCCGAATGGTTATGGAGTGTGGTGGTGTAGGGTATGAATTGAATATCTCATTAACGACTTATAGTGCATATAGCGCTCAGCATCAGGGGAAAATATATGTTTACGAAGTAATTCGTGAAGATGCCCACCTGCTGTTTGGCTTTTCTGGTAAAGAAGAACGCGAATTGTTTTTGTTGTTGACAAGTGTTTCGGGTGTTGGTCCGAATACGGCACGTATGATTTTGTCTTCGCTACCTCCCTCTGAGTTAGTACAGGTCATTGCTTCCAAGAATGAAGCTGCACTTACTGCTGTAAAGGGTATCGGACTAAAAACCGCTCAGCGTATTTTGGTCGATCTCAAAAATAAAGTCAAATTACAGGGTGTTGTTGCTGATTCAGCAGTGTCTGGTTCCGGCAACGGTCAGATTGCCGAAGAGGCGATTGCTGCGCTGGTAATGCTGGGCTTTCAGAAGGCTGCATCTCAAAAGGCAGTTACTACCATATTGAAGAGGTCTCCTTCTCTTGAAGTGGAAAAAGTTATTAAAGACGCACTTAGAATGCTTTGATGAAAAGGGGGGCTCACTACATATTACTTGTATGTGTTCTGTTATTCGGGACTGGTCTGTATTCGTTGAATGCGGACTATCTGATCTTTACCTCAGAGGTGCCCGAACTAACAGAACTAGAGCCTCAGGTAGTTTTTGAAGGAGATTCTGTTGATCCCCGTTATCCGGTGGCTAAAACAGTGCCTGAAGCCTATGAAGATCTCATAAAAAAGTCTCCCATGGATTTGCGTAATCCGGACAATGTAAAAACTTCGATAGAATACGATCTAAAGACAAATACGTATATCGTTACGACTAAGTTGGGCGACATGCAACTAAGTACACCCATCTCTTTGACTCCCGAAGAGTATCAGGATTATAGCTTGCAGGAATCTCTGCGGGCTTATTTCAGACAAAAAAACGAGGAGAGTTACCGCGAAGAGATAAATAAGGAGCTTAAAATAACGGATATCGGATTTGATCTTGGAGCCGCAGAAAAAATATTTGGTAAAGGAGGCGTAAGAGTAAAGACTCAAGGGACTGCCGAAATTAAAATGGGCCTTAAAAGTAACAAAACTGATAATCCGTCGCTACCGCAACGTTCCAGAAACCGTACCTTTTTTAATTTTGAAGAACAAGTGCAGCTTAATGTACAGGCTACTGTAGGCGAAAAAGTGAATTTTGGAATGAATTATAATACGGAGACCACATTCGATTATGATTCCAAAAAACTTAAGCTGGCGTATGAGGGTACTGAAGATGAAATCATAAAGGTGATGGAAGCCGGTAATGTTAGCATGAACACTTCAAACTCATTGATCAGAGGCGGTGCAGCTTTGTTTGGAATAAAAACGGAACTTCAGTTTGGAAAGCTACGGGTCGGGGCCATTTTTTCTCAACAAGAATCGGAGTCGCAGACTGTTTCTTCAAAAGGTGGTGTACAAACCAAACCCTATGAATTTGCTGCCGATCAGTACGATGAAAATCGTCATTTTTTTCTTTCTCATTTCTTTAGAGATACTTATGATGCTGCTTTGTCAAAATTGCCATATATAAATTCAGGAATCAGTATTAGTAGAGTGGAGGTCTGGATTACTAATAAACGAAGTAATTACGATCAGTCCAGAAATATTGTCGCTTTTTCTGATCTGGCCGAAAACAGTCACATCAGCAATCCACAATTCAATCCTGCCGGTTCGCTTCCTATTCCTTATAATGGTGCAAATACATTGTATCAGCAGGTTGTTACCGGTTATCCGGATGCCAGAAATATTAATACGGTTTCACAGGCTTTCGCCGGTTTTATTGAGGGGGGGATTGATTATGAAAAGGTGGAAAGTGCAAGGAGACTGGATCCTTCTGAATTTACTTTGAATAAGCAATTAGGATATGTTTCCCTCAAAACACAGTTGCAACCAGATGAAGTGTTAGCCGTTGCCTACGAATATACCTACCGCGGTTCTGTATATCAGGTGGGAGAATTCTCTACAGACAATTCAGTCAATACCACTAACAGCCTCTATGTGAAGTTGCTTAAAGGAACCGCAATGTCTCCCGGCTCTCCATTTTGGGATCTGATGATGAAAAATGTATACTCTCTGGGGGCGTATGCTTTAAATAAAGAAAAATTCAGATTAGACATTCTTTATCAGAGTGATACCACTGGGGTATATTTACGTTATTTGTCGGAGGGAAATATTAAAGACGAGTTATTGTTGCGGGTGATGAACCTGGACAGACTTGATGCAAAGAATGAGACTTATCCGGATGGAATTTTCGATTATCTGGAGGGGTATACGGTGCTGTCTGAGAATGGTCGTGTATTCTTTCCGGTTGTGGAGCCTTTTGGAAGCCATTTAAGAAAAAAGATTGGTAATGATGTGATTGCCGATAAATATGTTTTTCAGGAATTGTATGACTCTACCTTGACAGTGGCGAGGCAGTTGACAGAGAAAAATAAGTTCCTCATCAAAGGCGAATACAAAGCTTCATCAAGTTCTGAAATTCAGCTCGGAGCAAGCAATGTAGCCAGAGGTTCTGTTAGGGTAACGGCAGCAGGTGTAACATTGCAGGAGAATGTGGATTATACAGTGGATTATACATCAGGGATAGTCACCATTTTAAATGAGAATATTATTTCAAGCGGTACAGGAGTGAGTGTTTCACTCGAAAACCAGTCGGCCTACAGCATGCAACGTAAAACCATGATGGGGGTTGATCTAAATTATGAGTTTAACAAAAACTTTAATCTGGGAGCAACTATCATGCATTTGTCGGAATTGCCTTTAACAACCAAAACGGCATTTGGGGACGAGTCTATAAAAAATACGTTATGGGGACTTAACACCTCATTTAGAACCGAATCGCAATGGCTTACTAATCTGTTTGATAAGTTGCCTTTGCTTACTCTTACAAAGCCTTCACAGATTTCTTTGAAAGCAGAATTTGCGAATCTGATCCCGGGCCATTACGAAAACAAGTACACAGGTGGATATTCTTATCTGGATGATTTTGAATCGACACAGACTGGGATTGACCTGTTGAATCCCTATCCCTGGACTTTATCGAGTGTGCCTTACAATGATGGTGCAAATAGCCTCTTCCCTGAAGCATCCCTCACTAATAATATAGATTATGGAAAAAACCGGGCCTTACTCGCGTGGTATTATATAGATGGATTATTTACCCGTAAAAATTCATCTATTGCTCCCAATCATATAAAAAATGATTTGGACCAGCTGTCCAATCACTATGTGAGAGAAGTAAAGACACAAGAGCTGTTCCCGAATAAAGATCTTTCATACAATGAGAATAATACATTGCCGGTACTTAACTTAGCCTATTACCCTACTGAACGGGGGCCTTACAATCTAGATGCAGACCGAATCAATGCAGATGGTTCTCTTGCAATGCCAGATAAAAGATGGGGTGGAATTATGCGTAAAATAGAGCAGAGTGACTTTGAGGCTGCTAATATTGAATACATTGAATTCTGGATGATGGATCCGTTTATATACAATGCAAATGGCAAGGGAGGAGATCTTTATTTTAATCTTGGCGAGATTTCGGAAGATATACTGAG from the Macellibacteroides fermentans genome contains:
- a CDS encoding sugar phosphate isomerase/epimerase family protein, giving the protein MARPVTLYTLQWGDLPLQTVCEKAKAFGYDGLELGLPDHLDVRRSDKEYYMQIKDLLSFYGMQLYTISTHLIGQAVCDRIDERHKSILPDYIWGDGDPEGVSQRAAEELIRTAHAAKALGVDTVVGFTGSSIWHYLYSFPPVTEEMVNEGYADFARRFTPILDAYQELGVRFALEVHPTEIAFDTVTAKRALEAVNYHPSFGFNYDPSHLGYQGVDYVDFIYQFPERIFHVHMKDVYWSDTPKQVGVFGGYVTFGDPRRFWNFRSLGRGKIKFEEIIRALNHIGYSGPLSVEWEDSAMDREQGAEESCRLVKHFDFMPSSRAFDAGFEKK
- a CDS encoding diaminopimelate dehydrogenase, yielding MKKIRAAIVGYGNIGKYVLEALEAAPDFEVAGVVRRNPSEVPVELKEYKVVSKITELEKVDVAVLCTPTRSVESYAKEILSLGINTVDSYDIHGGIVALRRSLNAVAKAHNAVSVISAGWDPGSDSVVRALLEAMVPKGITYTNFGPGMSMGHTVAVKAIEGVKAALSMTIPTGTGIHRRMVYIEVKDGYDFAKVAAAIKADEYFAHDETHVMQVECVDNLLDMGHGVQLTRKGVSGKTQNQLVDFNMKINNPALTAQILVSVARASFKQQPGAYTMIELPVIDMLYGDKEDLIRRLV
- the lgt gene encoding prolipoprotein diacylglyceryl transferase, which translates into the protein MLSFITWTADPAIFSIGSREIRWYGLAFAFGFLIGYKIVERMWKNEKLDPAWLDQLLIYTMIGTVVGARLGHCLLYAPQYYLSNPIEILKIWEGGLASHGGTLGIMIAIYFYSKKISHKSIMWAFDKLVVPTGLVAAMIRLGNLMNHEIYGHATDAPWGFRFIDNLHQWKMGAAPVFTAPSHPTQLYEALCYLITFALCMWLYFRKEAFKKEGLLFGIFMICIFASRFFIEFLKNDQEEFEASMLINMGQVLSIPFVLAGCWFVYRALQKKN
- a CDS encoding FprA family A-type flavoprotein, translated to MYKLTSIADKVYYVGVNDRQKALFENLWPLPYGVSYNSYLIVDEKTVLIDTVDVCYSDAFLRKIADALEGKSLDYLIVNHMEPDHAGSIRLLRQQYPDVQIIGNKTTFGMLEGYHGITTGLYEVKEGDTLSLGKRQLMFVMAPMVHWPEVMFTYETTDKILFSADAFGTFGALSGAVIDEDMNVDRFWDEMVRYYANIVGKYGNPVQRALKKLDTIEVNTICSTHGPVWRKYKDKAIEIYDKMSRYEGEDGVCIIYGSMYGNTEQMAEAIAASLAENGVKNIVMHNVSKSHASNVLMDVFKYKGLIVGSPTYSNALFPEVDSILSKIEIREVKKRCFGYFGNFTWSGAACKRLAAFGEKMNWEFIGATAEEKMSLKEDMYEQCITLGKAMANALNESKQSI
- the nagB gene encoding glucosamine-6-phosphate deaminase, with amino-acid sequence MRLIIEPNYDQLSKWAANYVASRIQKANPTAEKPFVLGLPTGSSPLGMYKNLIELNKKGVVSFKHVITFNMDEYVGLPKEHSESYHSFMWNNFFSHIDINPENTNLLNGNAADLEAECAAYEAKMKAVGGVDLFLGGIGPDGHIAFNEPGSSLSSRTRIKTLTTDTIIANSRFFDNDVNKVPKTAVTVGVGTVLDAKEVLIMVNGHNKARALAQVVEGSINQMWTITALQLHPKGIIVCDESACAELKVGTYNYFKDIEKDHLCPDSLI
- a CDS encoding SMP-30/gluconolactonase/LRE family protein, which gives rise to MKKKLCILLSSLMVSCVVFSSPDGRDLVPEGTFTSGIEGPAVDAAGNLYAVNYATKGTIGLIKSSGEHGLFVTLPDGSVGNGIRFNAEGMMFVADYTNHNILCVDPKTKVISVFAHEPAMNQPNDISIAPNGSIYASDPAWSDNTGKLWRISTKGEVVLLEDSMGTTNGVEVSPDGRLLYVNESVQRNVWVYDIEPNGNLSNKRLFHRFADYGMDGMRCDVNGNLYICRYDKGTVVVLSPEGKILYEYSCKGKKPSNITFGGKELRQIYITLQDRGCIEVFDALNPGASLFVNPRPAF
- the ruvA gene encoding Holliday junction branch migration protein RuvA translates to MIEYLRGDIIELTPARMVMECGGVGYELNISLTTYSAYSAQHQGKIYVYEVIREDAHLLFGFSGKEERELFLLLTSVSGVGPNTARMILSSLPPSELVQVIASKNEAALTAVKGIGLKTAQRILVDLKNKVKLQGVVADSAVSGSGNGQIAEEAIAALVMLGFQKAASQKAVTTILKRSPSLEVEKVIKDALRML